The Coffea arabica cultivar ET-39 chromosome 1e, Coffea Arabica ET-39 HiFi, whole genome shotgun sequence genome has a window encoding:
- the LOC113697640 gene encoding flavonoid 8-hydroxylase 2, chloroplastic-like, which yields MVTLTATSLSSSSSPLNLITRRPFGTKIKNPILHNSFSYQHPTNSHLPSYQFKKAKFELSTAISSTDTVPAADQSSKDASFGQQTETSEKDEKFDWYAQWYPLMPVCDLDKRRPLGKKVMGIDIVVWWDRNENEWKVFDDTCPHRLAPLSEGRIDQWGRLQCVYHGWCFGGSGDCQFIPQAPRDGPPIHTSSKACVAAYPSCVQNGILWFWPNADNRYKDIFSKEKPPYIPEIDDPSFTSRMITRDIQYGYEVLIENLMDPSHVPYAHYGIMRAPQPSKSVKVDREGGRPLEIRVKTLDKKGFTAKSSTISDNIFIPPCVFYSSGSLGGNPDNISASPAGTTENPSTPKPVKKILLVFLCIPVSPGNSRLIFTSPRNFGVWIDRIVPRWIFHLNQNLVLDSDLYLLHVEERKIKEFGSLNWHKACFVPTKADALVVGFRRWLNKYSNGQIDWGTKYTGSLPPTPPREQLMDRYWSHTVSCSSCNLAYKGLNALEIVLQVFSLASIGIVAAAKQGALSAAARSTLVSVAIISFLVSKWLSHFVYKNFHFHDYDHASR from the exons ATGGTAACTTTGACAGCTACTTCcctttcatcatcatcatcgccCCTTAATTTGATCACAAGAAGACCCTTTGGAACAAAGATTAAAAATCCAATCTTGCATAATTCGTTTAGCTATCAACACCCCACCAATTCACATCTCCCTTCATATCAGTTCAAGAAAGCAAAATTCGAGCTTTCCACGGCCATCTCTTCCACTGATACCGTGCCAGCGGCTGATCAATCATCCAAAGACGCTTCGTTTGGTCAACAAACTGAGACTTCAGAAAAAGATGAGAAATTTGATTGGTATGCACAATGGTATCCACTGATGCCTGTTTGTGATCTTGACAAAAGGAGGCCACTTGGGAAGAAAGTGATGGGAATTGATATTGTTGTGTGGTGGGATAGGAATGAGAATGAGTGGAAGGTGTTTGATGATACTTGTCCTCATAGGTTGGCTCCTTTGTCTGAAGGAAGGATTGATCAGTGGGGCAGGTTGCAGTGTGTTTATCATGGTTGGTGCTTTGGTGGTTCTGGCGATTGCCAGTTCATTCCACAAGCACCACGAGATGGTCCTCCG ATCCATACTTCTAGCAAAGCATGTGTAGCTGCATATCCAAGTTGTGTGCAAAATGGCATTCTTTGGTTTTGGCCTAATGCTGATAACCGGTACAAAGACATATTTTCGAAGGAAAAGCCTCCATACATCCCGGAAATTGATGATCCATCCTTTACCAGTCGGATGATCACTAGAGATATACAATATGG GTACGAGGTTCTGATTGAAAATCTTATGGACCCTTCTCATGTTCCGTATGCACATTATGGCATAATGAGAGCCCCACAGCCCTCAAAGAG TGTTAAGGTTGACAGGGAAGGAGGCAGACCACTTGAGATAAGGGTAAAGACATTAGACAAAAAGGGTTTCACTGCAAAATCATCGACAATTTCAGATAACATATTTATTCCACCTTGTGTTTTTTATTCCTCCGGGTCATTAGGAGGCAATCCAGATAATATATCTGCTTCACCAGCTGGAACCACAGAG AATCCATCCACACCTAAGCCGGTGAAGAAGATACTTTTGGTGTTCCTGTGTATTCCAGTTAGCCCAGGCAATAGCAGATTGATATTTACCTCACCAAGGAATTTTGGCGTCTGGATAGATCGTATTGTTCCGCGCTGGATATTTCATCTGAACCAAAATCTAGTTCTAGATTCAGATTTATATCTTCTCCATGTGGAG GAGCGGAAGATAAAGGAATTTGGGTCCTTAAACTGGCATAAAGCTTGCTTTGTTCCCACAAAGGCAGATGCCCTTGTGGTGGGCTTCAGAAGGTGGTTAAACAAGTATAGCAATGGTCAAATTGACTGGGGAACAAAGTACACTGGATCTCTCCCACCCACTCCGCCAAGAGAGCAGCTTATGGACAG GTACTGGAGTCATACAGTCAGCTGCAGTAGTTGCAATCTAGCATATAAAGGGCTCAATGCACTAGAGATTGTGTTGCAAGTCTTCTCTCTTGCTTCAATTGGAATTGTTGCTGCTGCAAAACAGGGTGCACTATCCGCAGCAGCAAGAAGCACTCTGGTCTCAGTAGCTATTATCAGCTTTTTGGTTTCCAAGTGGTTATcccactttgtttacaagaacTTCCATTTTCATGACTACGATCACGCATCGCGCTGA
- the LOC113697656 gene encoding uncharacterized protein isoform X1, with translation MTTIRMIDIAVNLTDGMFKGIYNGKKYHVADIVAVLSRARSAGVDRIIVTGGFLEESKEALAIAETDARLFCMVDVHPTRCKVAVDTLLNAILKLLNV, from the exons ATGACGACTATCCGAATGATTG ATATAGCAGTCAATCTCACTG ATGGTATGTTCAAAGGAATATACAACGGCAAGAAATACCATGTGGCAGATATTGTTGCAGTACTCAGCAGGGCTCGGAGCGCCGGTGTTGATCGAATTATT GTTACTGGTGGATTTCTAGAGGAATCAAAAGAAGCTCTTGCTATTGCTGAAACTGATG CAAGACTTTTTTGCATGGTTGATGTGCACCCAACAAGATGCAAAGTGGCTGTTGATACTCTTCTGAATGCCATCCTTAAGTTATTGAATGTGTGA
- the LOC113697656 gene encoding uncharacterized protein isoform X2 has product MTTIRMIDGMFKGIYNGKKYHVADIVAVLSRARSAGVDRIIVTGGFLEESKEALAIAETDARLFCMVDVHPTRCKVAVDTLLNAILKLLNV; this is encoded by the exons ATGACGACTATCCGAATGATTG ATGGTATGTTCAAAGGAATATACAACGGCAAGAAATACCATGTGGCAGATATTGTTGCAGTACTCAGCAGGGCTCGGAGCGCCGGTGTTGATCGAATTATT GTTACTGGTGGATTTCTAGAGGAATCAAAAGAAGCTCTTGCTATTGCTGAAACTGATG CAAGACTTTTTTGCATGGTTGATGTGCACCCAACAAGATGCAAAGTGGCTGTTGATACTCTTCTGAATGCCATCCTTAAGTTATTGAATGTGTGA